A window from Halopelagius inordinatus encodes these proteins:
- a CDS encoding NAD-dependent epimerase/dehydratase family protein translates to MGKRVFITGIAGFLGSHLADAFIEEGYEVAGNDNLIGGYESNVPGEAEFHHVECQDVDAMKEAMGDADIVYHTAALAHEGLSVFSPALINDHLYQATSGTLAAAADCDIDRFVYCSSMSRYGENETPFTEDMEPRPQDPYAISKVAAEDLTKLLADVHGFEYVIAVPHNIIGPRQKYNDPFRNVAAIFINRMLQGNQPIIYGDGEQKRCFTFIQDDVRPLKKLAHEDAVVGETINIGPDDEFITINTLAEVIADIIDFDLDPIYVEGRPQEVQLANCSADKARELLDYEPRYTLRDGLEEMVEWVQSEGPKEFEYHLDLEIVTEQTPDTWKEQMI, encoded by the coding sequence ATGGGCAAGCGAGTCTTCATTACCGGTATCGCGGGCTTTCTCGGAAGCCACCTAGCCGACGCGTTCATCGAAGAAGGGTACGAGGTGGCCGGAAACGATAATCTGATCGGCGGATACGAGAGCAACGTCCCCGGCGAGGCGGAGTTCCACCACGTCGAGTGCCAGGACGTGGACGCGATGAAGGAAGCGATGGGCGACGCGGACATAGTCTATCACACGGCCGCACTCGCACACGAGGGACTCAGCGTCTTCTCGCCGGCGTTGATAAACGATCACCTCTATCAGGCGACGTCCGGGACGTTAGCCGCGGCGGCCGACTGCGACATCGACCGTTTCGTCTACTGTTCGAGTATGTCTCGATACGGAGAAAACGAGACACCGTTCACCGAAGACATGGAGCCTCGCCCGCAGGACCCGTACGCGATAAGCAAAGTCGCCGCGGAGGATCTGACGAAACTACTGGCCGACGTCCACGGGTTCGAGTACGTTATCGCGGTTCCGCACAACATCATCGGCCCGAGACAGAAGTACAACGACCCGTTCCGGAACGTCGCGGCTATCTTCATAAACCGGATGTTGCAGGGGAACCAGCCGATCATCTACGGAGACGGCGAACAGAAGCGTTGCTTCACGTTCATCCAAGACGACGTCCGCCCGCTAAAGAAACTCGCGCACGAGGACGCTGTCGTCGGCGAGACGATCAACATCGGTCCGGACGACGAGTTCATCACGATCAACACGCTGGCGGAGGTCATCGCCGACATCATCGACTTCGACTTGGATCCGATCTACGTGGAGGGCCGACCGCAGGAGGTCCAACTGGCCAACTGTTCGGCGGACAAAGCGCGCGAACTCCTCGACTACGAGCCGCGATACACCCTCCGCGACGGACTCGAAGAGATGGTCGAGTGGGTTCAAAGCGAAGGTCCGAAAGAGTTCGAGTATCACCTCGACCTCGAAATCGTGACCGAGCAGACGCCGGATACGTGGAAAGAACAGATGATCTGA
- a CDS encoding glycosyltransferase family 2 protein, producing the protein MGRLLSRDRTKEEEYPLVGIVVLTWENYEDTAECLESIRSVAYPNFETIVVDNGSADGSRERLVEEFDWCTFVLNDENRGFAGGNNPGIACALSRGVDYVLLLNNDTVVEPDFLTPLVETAEKNEDVVGVGGVEYRAGSDEILRAGGKFYPYLGGRVTPVREVEAETPYETNYVPSSLLLLDGEFVETNDVLHEGYFLGMDDVDVAVQARKQGKRMFVDPRSTIHHKEGMTGDRSPFMTYHWMRNRLQFASMRLTGLTRGIFYLMFALTVVQFSLIWIARRRGDLLRSTYYGVADHARDGGFRSYEFFG; encoded by the coding sequence ATGGGACGATTACTATCGCGAGACCGGACCAAAGAGGAGGAGTACCCCCTCGTCGGAATCGTCGTCCTCACGTGGGAGAACTACGAGGACACGGCCGAGTGTCTCGAATCGATACGGTCTGTCGCGTATCCGAACTTCGAGACCATCGTCGTCGACAACGGGTCGGCCGACGGGTCGCGGGAACGGTTGGTCGAGGAGTTCGACTGGTGTACGTTCGTCTTGAACGACGAGAACAGGGGATTCGCGGGCGGAAACAACCCCGGAATCGCCTGCGCTCTCTCCCGGGGCGTGGACTACGTCCTCCTCTTGAACAACGACACCGTCGTCGAACCGGATTTCCTGACTCCTCTCGTCGAGACGGCGGAGAAAAACGAGGACGTCGTCGGCGTCGGCGGCGTCGAGTACCGCGCCGGAAGCGACGAGATACTCCGCGCCGGCGGGAAGTTCTACCCCTACCTCGGCGGACGCGTCACGCCGGTGCGGGAGGTAGAGGCCGAAACCCCGTACGAGACGAACTACGTCCCCTCGTCGTTGCTCCTCCTCGACGGAGAGTTCGTCGAAACCAACGACGTGCTCCACGAGGGGTACTTCCTGGGCATGGACGACGTCGACGTCGCCGTGCAGGCCCGAAAGCAGGGAAAGCGGATGTTCGTCGACCCCCGGTCGACGATTCACCACAAGGAAGGGATGACCGGCGATAGGAGTCCGTTCATGACCTACCACTGGATGCGAAACCGATTACAGTTCGCGTCGATGCGACTGACCGGTCTCACCCGTGGTATCTTCTATCTGATGTTCGCGCTGACCGTCGTGCAGTTTTCGCTCATCTGGATTGCCAGGCGACGCGGTGACCTACTCCGTTCGACCTATTACGGCGTGGCCGACCACGCCCGAGACGGCGGGTTCCGCTCGTACGAGTTCTTCGGGTAG
- a CDS encoding inositol monophosphatase family protein produces MSEQTRFRPVVRGALRRARSAFGELSNEDRTAVPTEDSDFTTDFDRSLTERFEQFFAERDERYSVLTEEQATTTASDADYLVIVDEIDGTANLANGIGELPFGPVIAICDDIDPTFGDVVAMGYLVLPTGDLYEAYRDEGAFLTRRWAEEPDGRRTRLQTTAVTMSDQTPPGVLVDQYMLAERSDLASALWGLGYPGDFRSLGHHSALVARGAYDVAVSGDYCLLHEGKRSTAEELAGAFRLVAEAGGTVTDWNGRSLRSRRIGFTEGKPHDVVVAANREFATEVAELLSD; encoded by the coding sequence GTGAGCGAACAGACTCGCTTTCGACCGGTCGTCCGAGGTGCGCTCCGACGCGCACGCAGTGCGTTCGGAGAACTGTCGAACGAAGACCGAACGGCCGTACCTACCGAGGATTCCGATTTCACGACCGACTTCGACCGCTCGCTCACCGAACGGTTCGAACAGTTCTTCGCCGAACGGGACGAACGGTATTCCGTCCTCACGGAAGAGCAGGCGACGACGACCGCCTCCGACGCCGATTACCTCGTCATCGTCGACGAAATCGACGGCACGGCCAATCTGGCGAACGGAATCGGTGAACTACCGTTCGGTCCGGTCATCGCTATCTGCGACGATATCGACCCGACGTTCGGCGATGTCGTCGCGATGGGGTATCTCGTCCTCCCGACGGGCGATCTGTACGAGGCGTACCGAGACGAGGGTGCGTTCCTTACGAGACGGTGGGCCGAGGAACCGGATGGACGGCGCACGCGCCTCCAAACAACGGCTGTCACGATGTCGGATCAGACTCCGCCCGGCGTACTCGTCGACCAGTATATGCTCGCTGAGCGGTCTGACCTCGCGTCCGCGCTCTGGGGGTTGGGATATCCCGGTGACTTCCGCAGTCTCGGCCACCACTCGGCGCTCGTCGCGCGCGGAGCGTACGACGTCGCCGTCTCGGGCGACTACTGCCTCCTCCACGAGGGGAAACGGTCGACGGCCGAAGAACTCGCCGGAGCGTTTCGCCTCGTCGCGGAGGCGGGTGGCACCGTCACTGACTGGAACGGCCGCTCCCTTCGCTCTCGACGCATAGGCTTCACCGAGGGGAAACCGCACGACGTCGTAGTCGCGGCGAACCGAGAGTTCGCGACCGAAGTCGCGGAACTCCTCTCGGACTGA
- a CDS encoding glycosyltransferase family 2 protein — translation MEPNTPVEVNVLNRDKPAIGIVATDDNHDAIARIALRANRRGYSLLVTYAGDSEPDSIEIAREAAAIVVPAPGTDSVDDVGEDQLSKTARDLGFPGVVIHRRHDEYVDYDAVKQSERTSNGEFYTVDAFSRSAGRQNCNVLVGIPAYNEGDRISDVVTETRKYADMTVVVDDGSADDTAEISRRAGAVVIEHEQNRGYGAALQTLFKEAKQRDAGHLVILDGDGQHDPADIPKLVERQRATGAELVVGDRFGEGANSDVPLYRRLGLTTINVLTNLSMGVVRSDAWIRDTQNGFRAYDKQAIRTLAETNSLGEQMSASTDILHHAHNRKYDIEEVGTTVRYDIENASTHNPIKHGTILVSNILRTVERERPLLVLGFPGFASAFVGLGLGYWTVSTYLLTNDFPLELATVASFTTLGGLLACFTAIILHSLKAHYP, via the coding sequence ATGGAACCAAACACGCCAGTTGAAGTCAACGTACTGAACCGAGATAAGCCCGCTATCGGAATCGTCGCGACCGACGACAACCACGACGCGATCGCGCGAATCGCGCTTCGCGCGAACCGGCGAGGCTACTCGCTACTCGTCACCTACGCCGGGGACTCCGAACCCGACTCGATCGAGATCGCCAGAGAGGCGGCCGCCATCGTCGTCCCCGCTCCCGGTACGGACTCCGTCGACGACGTCGGCGAGGACCAACTGTCGAAGACGGCGCGAGACCTCGGGTTTCCGGGGGTCGTCATCCACAGACGACACGACGAGTACGTCGACTACGATGCCGTCAAACAGTCCGAGCGCACCTCGAACGGGGAGTTCTACACCGTGGACGCGTTCAGCCGTTCGGCCGGACGCCAGAACTGTAACGTACTCGTCGGCATCCCCGCGTACAACGAGGGCGACCGGATAAGCGACGTCGTCACGGAGACGCGGAAGTACGCAGACATGACCGTCGTCGTCGACGACGGGAGCGCGGACGACACGGCGGAGATATCGCGGCGTGCCGGGGCCGTGGTCATCGAACACGAGCAGAATCGAGGGTACGGCGCGGCGTTACAGACGCTGTTCAAAGAGGCGAAGCAGCGCGACGCAGGGCACCTCGTAATCCTCGATGGCGACGGGCAGCACGACCCGGCGGACATCCCCAAACTCGTCGAGCGCCAGCGAGCGACCGGCGCGGAACTCGTCGTCGGGGACCGATTCGGCGAGGGCGCCAACAGCGACGTACCGCTGTACCGCCGATTGGGTCTCACGACCATCAACGTCCTCACTAACCTCAGTATGGGCGTCGTCCGCTCCGACGCGTGGATTCGAGATACGCAGAACGGATTCCGAGCGTACGACAAGCAAGCGATTCGAACGCTCGCAGAGACGAATAGTCTCGGCGAGCAGATGAGCGCGAGCACCGACATCCTCCACCACGCTCACAACCGAAAGTACGACATAGAGGAGGTGGGGACGACGGTCCGGTACGATATCGAAAACGCGAGCACTCACAATCCGATCAAACACGGCACCATCCTCGTGAGTAACATCCTGCGCACGGTAGAACGAGAACGGCCCCTGTTGGTGCTCGGGTTCCCCGGGTTCGCGAGCGCTTTCGTCGGACTCGGTCTCGGGTACTGGACGGTGTCGACGTATCTACTGACGAACGACTTCCCGCTCGAACTGGCGACCGTCGCCTCGTTCACAACGCTCGGCGGGCTCCTCGCGTGTTTCACAGCGATAATTCTCCACTCGCTCAAAGCGCACTATCCGTGA
- a CDS encoding polysaccharide deacetylase family protein produces MSDRTRSGTEAMNDHSTRRSMEWPRPKQVYLTLDFECDFGTALETNTYQAVSRVDRLVSVLESTSTPLTCFVQTELFDARPEAVESLRRCDVPVRFHPHSHTHRPRDRTSIRDEVETSTERYTHFFGERPTGYRFPNGNVRDADYEILAEAGYRFDASVFPTWRPGHFNNTDAPTTPTYLGEFDLFEIPFTVLAPYAPVPTGLSYARIFGRPYTSQLRRAPPRPVVFNIHMHDLYTPPSVERLPRLYRALYRRNDHGFELLRRILTRFHRSEYSFGTIDGAHEQLRERTRSLPRE; encoded by the coding sequence ATGAGCGATCGAACGCGCTCGGGAACCGAAGCGATGAACGACCACTCGACGAGGCGGTCGATGGAGTGGCCGCGTCCGAAACAGGTCTACCTGACGCTCGACTTCGAGTGCGATTTCGGGACCGCGCTCGAGACGAACACCTACCAGGCCGTTTCGCGAGTCGACCGACTGGTCTCGGTCCTCGAATCCACGTCGACGCCGCTCACCTGCTTCGTCCAGACGGAACTGTTCGACGCCCGGCCCGAGGCGGTCGAATCGCTGAGACGGTGCGACGTCCCGGTTCGGTTTCATCCCCACTCGCACACGCACCGTCCGCGCGACCGGACGTCGATACGGGACGAAGTCGAGACGAGTACCGAGCGGTACACCCACTTCTTCGGCGAGCGTCCCACGGGGTATCGGTTCCCGAACGGCAACGTTCGAGACGCCGACTACGAGATACTGGCAGAGGCGGGATATCGGTTCGACGCGAGCGTCTTCCCGACGTGGCGACCCGGACACTTCAACAATACCGACGCGCCGACGACGCCGACGTACCTCGGCGAGTTCGACCTCTTCGAGATTCCGTTCACGGTTCTCGCTCCGTACGCGCCCGTCCCGACGGGACTCTCCTACGCGCGGATATTCGGCCGACCGTACACGAGTCAGTTGCGGCGCGCCCCACCTCGGCCGGTCGTGTTCAACATACACATGCACGACCTCTACACGCCGCCCTCGGTCGAACGCCTACCACGCCTGTACCGGGCGCTGTACCGTCGGAACGATCACGGATTCGAACTGCTCCGGAGAATCCTCACCCGATTTCACCGGTCGGAGTACTCCTTCGGCACTATCGACGGCGCGCACGAGCAGTTACGCGAGAGGACTCGCTCGCTCCCGCGGGAGTAG
- a CDS encoding sulfatase-like hydrolase/transferase — translation MRIDDLLRSVKSSFGEETYDLLRERLRPLYRTARYDVVQPVQNRLRFERRLRDVPAQQLDDRDVLFVVVDCLRNDHLSRAGYDRETTPFLDSLSGYSPNCVAAAPWTYSSVPSLLSGLYAHNHGAAYDQELRNQSVKNPPATVREDVYTLPELLAKDGYETYFDSAIVTAELPVRGRFERTAVHHDAPADELIDRFLDWWDSTGESRFGYLQLGDLHSPLHRPEESPFGEVEDVPNVERWDFTTTTEPREEFETYRRERIRLYDTVLRSVDAELRRLFEALSARGDLDDTLVVVTGDHGEEFWERVELERRHFHDPRGAYGTGHGHALVPEVLFVPLILAGGWEHNTDGVVSTTDVVPTVLAELGARDSVGEYDGVPLDRPPEDRVVLSEEIAYGYDQQAVVRGSHLLIDSPHESETVVLDLESDRQIDDPDVEAELRSFLTDDKRVGDPSHLDSRTEDQLADLGYL, via the coding sequence ATGCGAATAGACGACCTCCTCCGATCGGTGAAGAGTTCCTTCGGCGAGGAAACGTACGACCTGCTTCGCGAACGTCTCCGTCCGCTGTATCGGACCGCGAGGTACGACGTCGTCCAACCGGTACAGAACCGCCTGCGATTCGAGCGGCGGTTACGCGATGTTCCGGCCCAGCAGTTGGACGACCGGGACGTGCTATTCGTCGTCGTCGACTGCTTGCGCAACGACCACCTCTCTCGGGCGGGGTACGATCGAGAGACGACGCCGTTTCTCGACAGTCTGTCGGGGTACTCTCCGAACTGCGTCGCGGCCGCGCCCTGGACGTACTCGTCGGTTCCGTCGCTACTGAGCGGGCTCTACGCTCACAATCACGGTGCCGCCTACGATCAAGAGCTCCGCAATCAGAGCGTCAAAAACCCTCCAGCGACGGTTCGCGAAGACGTCTACACGCTCCCGGAGTTACTCGCGAAAGACGGCTACGAGACGTACTTCGACAGCGCAATCGTCACCGCCGAACTCCCCGTTCGCGGGCGGTTCGAGCGAACCGCGGTCCACCACGATGCGCCCGCCGACGAACTGATAGACAGATTCCTCGACTGGTGGGATTCGACCGGCGAGAGCCGGTTCGGATATCTCCAGTTGGGCGATTTACACTCCCCCCTTCACCGACCAGAGGAGTCGCCGTTCGGCGAAGTCGAGGACGTCCCGAACGTCGAACGCTGGGACTTCACCACGACGACCGAACCACGCGAAGAGTTCGAGACGTACCGACGAGAGCGGATTCGGCTCTACGACACCGTCCTCCGGTCCGTCGACGCGGAACTCCGTCGACTGTTCGAGGCGCTCTCGGCGCGTGGGGACCTCGACGACACGCTCGTCGTCGTCACCGGCGACCACGGTGAGGAGTTCTGGGAGCGAGTCGAACTCGAACGACGGCATTTCCACGACCCGCGCGGCGCTTACGGGACTGGGCACGGTCACGCACTCGTTCCAGAGGTGCTGTTCGTTCCGCTGATACTCGCCGGTGGCTGGGAGCACAACACCGACGGAGTCGTCTCGACGACCGACGTCGTTCCGACGGTTCTGGCGGAACTCGGCGCCCGCGACTCGGTGGGGGAGTACGACGGAGTTCCCCTCGATCGTCCTCCCGAAGACAGAGTGGTGCTCTCAGAAGAGATCGCCTACGGCTACGACCAACAGGCGGTCGTCCGAGGTTCTCATCTGCTCATCGACTCGCCGCACGAGTCCGAGACGGTCGTCCTCGACCTCGAATCCGACCGACAGATCGACGACCCGGACGTCGAAGCCGAACTCCGGTCGTTCTTGACCGACGACAAGCGCGTGGGGGACCCCTCTCATCTCGACTCTCGGACGGAGGACCAACTCGCGGACCTGGGGTATCTGTGA